In Streptomyces sp. SLBN-118, the following are encoded in one genomic region:
- a CDS encoding HAD family hydrolase produces MLALFDLDNTLIDRSVGLEEWARGFVRLRSLPHGAEAFICDQLCERVHPEDFVDLQAVLGLEDDPGDLWHEYVEGIARSVRCFPGVKEGLEALRGAGWTIGIATNGVGDIQRAKLAETGLAPLFVGICVSGEVGVRKPEHRLFEAAAAECGVARGPGPQMAHTP; encoded by the coding sequence GTGCTGGCCCTCTTCGACCTGGATAACACTCTGATTGACCGCAGCGTCGGCCTGGAGGAATGGGCTCGCGGCTTTGTGCGCTTGCGCTCCCTGCCCCACGGTGCAGAAGCGTTCATCTGCGATCAACTCTGCGAGCGGGTGCACCCCGAGGACTTCGTGGATCTTCAGGCAGTGCTTGGTCTCGAAGACGACCCGGGCGACCTCTGGCACGAATACGTCGAAGGCATCGCGCGCTCGGTGCGCTGCTTCCCTGGAGTCAAAGAAGGGCTCGAAGCACTGCGCGGCGCGGGATGGACTATCGGCATCGCGACGAACGGCGTGGGCGACATCCAGCGGGCCAAGCTCGCTGAGACCGGTCTCGCCCCGCTCTTCGTCGGCATCTGCGTCTCGGGGGAGGTTGGGGTGCGGAAGCCGGAGCACCGTCTCTTCGAGGCCGCGGCGGCGGAGTGCGGTGTGGCGAGAGGTCCTGGCCCACAAATGGCCCACACGCCCTGA
- a CDS encoding FtsK/SpoIIIE domain-containing protein, with amino-acid sequence MADLVTLAELGGTLTAVGGVAYARKAHPAVYWSMVGLPLSTARLLVSYGSTMDACGLTVPPSRLRALAVRATTRREVRPVPPRRGLVRPTATGLRLRLRLAPGQEPADVAASCERLRHAWGVHAVHVRSIKPGVVELRLVGFDVLRDVKMPRRVVRDLLAVPVALREDATPFVRDYRAIPHQLVLGATLSGKSMFLRNLLAALAAQPVALVGIDCKRGVELAPFAPRLSALATDPDEAAELLPVLVQEMEDRYDLIRARQSVPPGVRDEEITSDIWGLPDDERPAPIVLFVDEVAELFLVATRKDEERRDEMVTQLIRLAQLGRAAGIYLEVCGQRFGAELGKGATMLRAQLTGRVCHRVNDEASAKMALGDIAPEAVYVASAIAPEVPGVAVVGDSSGGWSRIRTPYLSLADAAATCRDSAHLAPHIPALESFRPYASAELSPAG; translated from the coding sequence GTGGCTGACCTGGTGACGCTCGCCGAACTCGGGGGAACACTCACCGCCGTTGGAGGGGTGGCCTACGCCCGCAAGGCTCACCCCGCGGTCTACTGGTCCATGGTCGGCCTGCCCCTCTCGACGGCCCGGCTGCTGGTCTCGTACGGCTCCACCATGGATGCGTGCGGGCTCACGGTTCCGCCGTCCCGTCTGCGGGCGCTGGCCGTCAGGGCGACCACTCGCCGCGAAGTACGCCCGGTCCCTCCCCGTCGCGGTCTGGTCCGCCCGACCGCGACGGGGCTCCGGTTACGGCTCCGTCTCGCTCCCGGGCAGGAGCCGGCGGATGTGGCTGCCTCGTGCGAACGGCTTCGCCACGCCTGGGGCGTTCACGCCGTACACGTCCGGAGCATCAAACCGGGCGTCGTCGAACTGCGGCTCGTCGGATTCGATGTCCTGCGGGACGTGAAGATGCCGCGCCGCGTGGTGCGAGACCTTCTCGCCGTACCCGTGGCGCTGAGGGAGGACGCCACGCCGTTCGTACGCGACTACCGAGCCATCCCTCACCAACTGGTCCTCGGAGCCACGCTCTCGGGGAAGTCCATGTTCCTTCGCAACCTGCTGGCGGCGCTGGCGGCTCAGCCCGTGGCGCTCGTCGGCATCGACTGCAAGCGCGGTGTGGAGCTCGCTCCCTTCGCGCCTCGGCTCTCGGCCTTGGCCACGGACCCCGATGAGGCCGCCGAGCTGCTGCCCGTACTCGTACAGGAAATGGAGGACCGCTACGACCTGATCCGGGCCCGGCAGAGCGTCCCGCCCGGCGTCCGGGACGAGGAGATCACCTCCGACATATGGGGCTTGCCTGACGACGAACGACCGGCCCCGATCGTGCTCTTCGTCGACGAGGTCGCGGAACTGTTCCTCGTCGCCACCCGCAAGGACGAGGAACGGCGCGACGAGATGGTCACCCAGCTCATCCGCCTCGCCCAGCTCGGACGGGCCGCGGGCATCTACTTGGAGGTCTGCGGACAGCGCTTCGGGGCCGAACTGGGCAAGGGGGCGACCATGCTCCGGGCCCAGCTCACTGGCCGCGTCTGCCACCGCGTGAACGACGAGGCGTCGGCCAAGATGGCGCTGGGCGACATCGCTCCTGAGGCGGTGTACGTCGCTTCCGCCATCGCTCCCGAAGTGCCTGGGGTCGCGGTCGTCGGCGACTCGTCCGGCGGCTGGTCCCGCATTCGTACGCCGTACCTTTCCCTCGCCGATGCCGCGGCTACCTGCCGCGACTCGGCGCATCTCGCCCCGCACATACCGGCGCTGGAGTCCTTCCGGCCCTACGCCTCGGCCGAGCTGAGTCCGGCGGGCTGA
- a CDS encoding replication initiator: MPALVRQLRGLGGCTHPVRLNGHRIEHELNPRTGEIGRVLHHLDSAELPAGHLLVRCNNRRATRCAACAEVYRRDTYQLITAGLRGGKGNAETVAQHPRVFATFTAPGFGPVHNRPTDRRGTVRPCRCGLLHDQDDDVLGVPLDPATYDYEASVLWNAHAGMLWRRFSSYLRREIAKRAGLTQRDFPKAARVSFAKVAEYQKRGAVHFHAVIRIDGPEGSQSFPPAWATAELLTDAIRGAARHAAVSGPMVDGRPHAFRFGRQLDVRPIRSADFEGPAELTERAVAAYIAKYATKGAEAATGTLDRPIKFLAELAHARITDHARQMIRTAWLLGARKDLAELRLRAWAHMLGFRGHFSTKTRRYSTTLGALRNARAEWRRAQALAALPEEFRSVEVDQDEETTYVVAHWAFAGIGMTRGEEWLSASLAPALGTEGEPTHG; the protein is encoded by the coding sequence ATGCCTGCTCTTGTCCGCCAACTTCGCGGCCTCGGCGGCTGCACACACCCCGTACGGCTCAACGGCCACCGCATCGAACACGAACTCAACCCGCGAACGGGTGAGATCGGCCGGGTCCTGCACCACCTCGACTCGGCAGAGCTCCCGGCCGGCCATCTCCTCGTGCGCTGCAACAACCGCCGGGCGACCCGCTGCGCGGCCTGCGCAGAGGTCTACCGTCGGGACACCTACCAGCTGATCACCGCCGGACTGCGCGGCGGCAAGGGCAACGCTGAGACGGTCGCCCAACACCCAAGGGTGTTCGCAACGTTCACGGCGCCCGGCTTCGGGCCCGTCCACAACCGGCCCACCGATCGGCGCGGAACCGTACGGCCCTGCCGCTGCGGCCTGCTGCACGACCAGGACGACGACGTACTCGGCGTGCCGCTCGACCCGGCAACGTACGACTACGAAGCCTCAGTGCTCTGGAATGCCCACGCGGGGATGCTCTGGAGGCGCTTCTCTAGCTACCTGCGCCGAGAGATTGCCAAGCGCGCCGGGCTCACCCAGCGCGACTTCCCGAAAGCCGCCCGAGTCTCGTTCGCCAAGGTCGCCGAGTACCAGAAACGCGGCGCGGTCCACTTCCACGCCGTGATCCGTATCGACGGCCCGGAGGGTAGCCAGAGCTTCCCTCCGGCCTGGGCAACGGCTGAGTTGCTGACCGACGCGATTCGCGGCGCCGCTCGGCATGCGGCCGTCAGCGGGCCCATGGTCGACGGCCGGCCCCACGCCTTCAGGTTCGGTCGGCAGCTCGACGTACGTCCGATCCGCTCCGCCGACTTCGAGGGCCCGGCCGAACTGACCGAACGGGCCGTGGCCGCCTACATCGCCAAGTACGCCACGAAAGGTGCTGAGGCAGCGACCGGGACCCTGGACCGGCCGATCAAGTTCCTTGCCGAGCTCGCCCATGCGCGCATCACGGACCACGCCCGACAGATGATCCGCACGGCCTGGCTGCTCGGCGCGCGCAAGGATCTGGCTGAGCTGCGGCTGAGGGCCTGGGCCCACATGCTCGGTTTCCGCGGCCACTTCTCGACCAAGACGCGCCGCTACTCGACCACCCTCGGCGCTCTGCGCAATGCCCGAGCGGAATGGAGGCGCGCCCAAGCGCTCGCGGCTCTGCCCGAGGAATTCCGTTCCGTCGAGGTCGACCAGGACGAGGAGACGACATACGTCGTCGCCCACTGGGCTTTCGCCGGTATCGGCATGACCCGTGGCGAGGAATGGCTATCCGCCTCGCTTGCTCCCGCTCTCGGCACGGAAGGAGAACCCACTCATGGCTGA
- a CDS encoding DUF1152 domain-containing protein: MTRLIVAAGGGGDAVAAAMLDAALYGVEGRAVVFTYAWDRLLVDPVPGPRGPASFTGLHPLTRSVQVVPGDARPVAPAGSTLPRLAAELPQTFALIDPHHGAEGITRQLEELIQQLEPESIDLLDVGGDILARGDEPTLRSPLADALTLAACCQVNAPVRLLVAGPGLDGEIPTDDLRDRIGPTILTLTAEHVESVTSVLEWHPSEATAMLAATARGVRGLCEVRDAGLPVPLTDEGPTIHEADLDDALTRNELARAILTTETLDEVEHRSREICGYSEIDYERNKASWLGTQPEQKLDPETTLRQLDQFEAEARARGITHTTFRRLTEALELNGKQRQDLRALLLNSRPEQYQAPLWHIPPAA, encoded by the coding sequence GTGACGCGCTTGATCGTGGCAGCAGGTGGAGGGGGCGACGCAGTCGCCGCCGCAATGCTCGACGCCGCTTTGTACGGCGTCGAGGGCCGAGCGGTGGTCTTCACGTACGCGTGGGATCGCCTTCTGGTCGACCCGGTCCCGGGCCCACGAGGACCGGCAAGCTTCACCGGCCTGCACCCTCTGACGAGAAGCGTCCAGGTGGTACCTGGCGATGCCCGTCCGGTAGCTCCGGCAGGCTCGACCCTCCCGCGGCTCGCCGCGGAGCTCCCGCAGACATTCGCCCTCATCGACCCGCATCACGGTGCCGAGGGCATCACGCGCCAGCTCGAAGAGCTCATCCAGCAACTGGAGCCCGAGTCGATCGACCTCCTGGACGTCGGAGGCGACATCCTCGCCCGCGGCGACGAGCCGACATTGCGCAGCCCACTGGCCGACGCCCTCACGCTCGCGGCCTGCTGCCAAGTCAACGCACCCGTACGGCTCCTGGTCGCAGGCCCCGGCCTCGACGGCGAGATCCCGACCGACGACCTACGCGACCGCATAGGCCCCACGATCTTGACCCTCACAGCCGAGCACGTGGAGTCGGTGACCTCGGTCCTGGAATGGCACCCCTCGGAAGCAACGGCCATGCTCGCGGCCACAGCCCGAGGGGTCCGCGGCCTGTGCGAAGTCAGAGACGCCGGCCTCCCGGTCCCCCTCACCGACGAGGGCCCCACCATCCACGAAGCGGACCTGGACGACGCCCTCACCCGCAACGAGCTGGCACGCGCCATCCTCACAACGGAAACCCTCGACGAGGTCGAGCACCGCAGCCGCGAAATCTGCGGCTACTCCGAAATCGACTACGAACGCAACAAGGCCAGTTGGCTCGGCACCCAGCCAGAGCAGAAGCTCGACCCCGAGACGACCCTCCGCCAACTCGACCAGTTCGAGGCCGAAGCCCGCGCACGCGGAATCACCCACACGACATTCCGCCGCCTCACCGAAGCCCTCGAACTCAACGGCAAACAGCGCCAAGACCTCAGAGCCCTCCTGCTCAACAGCCGTCCTGAGCAGTACCAAGCCCCGCTCTGGCACATCCCACCTGCCGCCTGA
- a CDS encoding effector-associated constant component EACC1 produces MRIEVSVEGGEDDLRSLHGWLRDDPDVRRTADLTLLESPTRPGDMGAGLDLLQLLTGNGWSAISFAIAVATWRQARHRNPQVTVRRGDTVVELSNCNEAEVQRLIAWLEEADGEGRHQ; encoded by the coding sequence GTGCGCATCGAGGTGAGTGTAGAGGGCGGCGAAGACGACCTTCGTTCGCTGCACGGCTGGTTACGCGATGATCCAGATGTTCGCCGGACCGCCGATCTAACGCTCTTGGAGAGTCCAACTCGTCCGGGTGACATGGGTGCTGGGCTAGATCTTCTCCAATTGTTGACAGGCAACGGCTGGAGCGCGATTTCTTTCGCGATTGCCGTGGCCACATGGAGGCAGGCACGTCACCGGAACCCTCAAGTTACCGTGCGGCGTGGAGACACGGTCGTCGAGCTGTCCAACTGCAACGAAGCAGAGGTGCAGCGACTTATTGCATGGCTTGAGGAAGCAGACGGTGAAGGCAGGCATCAGTGA
- a CDS encoding excisionase family DNA-binding protein, which yields MAERLLTVAQAAERLGTSERFPRRLIAERRVTFVRVGRHVRIPEGALAAFIDANTVQPVRRRRSRYGRAA from the coding sequence ATGGCTGAGCGGCTTCTCACAGTCGCGCAGGCTGCCGAGCGGCTGGGCACGAGCGAGCGCTTCCCTCGTCGCCTGATTGCCGAACGACGTGTGACCTTCGTGAGGGTCGGTCGGCATGTCCGCATCCCTGAAGGTGCTCTGGCGGCATTCATCGATGCCAACACTGTTCAGCCGGTTCGTCGTCGGCGCTCTCGCTACGGGAGGGCGGCCTGA
- a CDS encoding ATP-binding protein, with protein sequence MTDADDRREESGPGPVSIGRMTLYPEPESVARARRWFRKFLDPYDLSCSLDDCVLMISELVTNAILYGEAEDEWRVRVEWWRVNEALRVDVHNPGFPAHVRMRQPTADEAHGRGLCLVNELSDSWSAGPSPFGGTVVSFLVDGAWKG encoded by the coding sequence ATGACTGATGCCGATGACCGCCGTGAAGAATCGGGCCCCGGCCCGGTCTCGATCGGTCGCATGACCCTCTACCCGGAACCCGAATCGGTCGCCCGGGCCCGGCGATGGTTTCGGAAGTTTTTGGATCCGTACGACCTGTCGTGCTCGCTCGACGACTGCGTCTTGATGATCTCCGAACTCGTCACCAACGCGATCTTGTACGGGGAGGCGGAGGACGAGTGGCGGGTGCGCGTCGAGTGGTGGCGCGTGAACGAGGCCCTGCGGGTCGACGTCCACAATCCCGGATTTCCGGCGCACGTCAGGATGCGGCAGCCGACCGCCGACGAAGCGCACGGGCGCGGACTCTGCCTGGTCAATGAGCTGTCGGACTCGTGGAGCGCCGGGCCCAGTCCCTTCGGCGGCACGGTGGTGTCGTTCTTGGTTGACGGTGCTTGGAAGGGCTGA
- a CDS encoding GntR family transcriptional regulator, with amino-acid sequence MPQIEETQPKYLQIAHHIRDQILRGDLRPGDEVPSERQLAADWNVSRPTAARSLEALSHQGLVEKRQGSGTYVRGLQVNRRARELYGRARQTGKIYTAGEYAVITSAGWLDAPDYVAEALNLTTGTRAVHRRRVTSNESGPITLSTSWFAAVVGERAPKLLEPDRIQEGTLMYVEGMTGRQGSYAEDRMCARVATEEEAADLNLSAASAVLIVHHIVFDMQDRPLEFAEATYPPGRWAFEQGYPIT; translated from the coding sequence ATGCCGCAGATCGAAGAGACCCAGCCCAAGTACCTGCAGATCGCGCATCACATCCGCGATCAGATCTTGCGCGGTGACTTGAGGCCGGGGGACGAGGTTCCGTCGGAGAGGCAGCTGGCGGCCGACTGGAACGTGTCGCGGCCGACCGCTGCTCGGTCGTTGGAAGCCCTGAGTCATCAGGGCCTCGTCGAGAAGCGGCAGGGATCGGGGACGTACGTCCGCGGCCTTCAAGTGAACCGGCGTGCACGTGAGTTGTACGGCCGTGCCCGGCAGACAGGCAAGATCTATACGGCGGGCGAGTACGCGGTCATCACCTCGGCGGGTTGGCTCGACGCCCCCGACTACGTCGCCGAGGCGCTGAACCTGACAACCGGCACTCGCGCCGTGCATCGCCGGCGGGTGACCAGCAACGAGTCCGGGCCGATCACGCTCTCTACCTCGTGGTTCGCTGCCGTGGTGGGTGAGCGGGCGCCCAAGCTCTTGGAGCCGGACCGGATTCAGGAGGGCACGTTGATGTACGTCGAGGGCATGACGGGACGTCAAGGCAGTTACGCCGAGGATCGGATGTGTGCCCGAGTGGCCACCGAGGAAGAGGCGGCCGACCTCAATTTGTCTGCCGCTTCCGCCGTGTTGATCGTGCATCACATCGTCTTTGACATGCAGGATCGTCCGCTTGAGTTCGCCGAAGCGACCTACCCGCCTGGGCGTTGGGCCTTCGAGCAGGGCTACCCGATCACGTAG
- the dcd gene encoding dCTP deaminase: MLLSDKDIRAEIDAGRVRIDPYDETMVQPSSIDVRLDRYFRVFENHRYPHIDPAVEQADLTRLVEPEGDEPFILHPGEFVLASTYEVISLPDDLASRLEGKSSLGRLGLVTHSTAGFIDPGFSGHVTLELSNLATLPIKLWPGMKIGQLCMFRLSSPAEFPYGSERYGSRYQGQRGPTASRSFQNFHRTQV; encoded by the coding sequence GTGCTTCTCTCAGACAAGGACATCCGGGCCGAGATCGACGCCGGGCGGGTCCGTATCGACCCGTACGACGAGACCATGGTGCAGCCCTCGAGCATCGACGTGCGGCTGGACCGCTACTTCCGGGTGTTCGAGAACCACCGCTATCCGCACATCGACCCCGCCGTCGAGCAGGCCGATCTGACGAGGCTCGTCGAGCCCGAGGGCGATGAGCCCTTCATCCTGCACCCCGGGGAGTTCGTCCTCGCCTCGACGTACGAAGTCATCTCGCTGCCGGACGATCTCGCATCGCGGCTCGAGGGGAAGTCCAGTCTGGGCCGGCTCGGTCTGGTCACGCACTCCACCGCCGGCTTCATCGACCCGGGGTTCTCCGGGCACGTCACGCTCGAGCTGTCGAATCTCGCCACGCTGCCCATCAAGCTCTGGCCGGGGATGAAGATCGGCCAGCTGTGCATGTTCCGGCTGAGCTCACCGGCCGAGTTCCCGTACGGGAGCGAGCGCTACGGCTCGCGCTACCAGGGGCAGCGGGGACCGACCGCCTCGCGGTCCTTCCAGAATTTCCACCGGACGCAGGTGTGA
- a CDS encoding mobile element transfer protein, translating into MPAQPRFRRVIRVGPVQVGTYYDGRGREKHTAACTAPRCGFSTDFDSRAAAELAARTHRCSVR; encoded by the coding sequence ATGCCCGCACAGCCGCGCTTCCGACGCGTGATCCGCGTCGGCCCGGTCCAGGTCGGGACGTACTACGACGGCCGTGGCCGCGAGAAGCACACCGCCGCCTGCACGGCTCCCCGCTGCGGCTTCTCCACCGACTTCGACAGTCGAGCCGCCGCCGAACTGGCTGCCCGTACTCACCGCTGTTCCGTCCGCTGA
- a CDS encoding site-specific integrase produces the protein MANKKGRRRTFGAVRKLPSGRYQARYPGADDVMRPAPETFETARDADDWLAEKQTEIRRGDWQDPDAGAVNVEEYALRWVKERRLSDTTDELYRRLLRLHILPAFGDLDLDQITAPRVRSWRSERLDTTGAETTVAKSYRLFKAILETAVEDELIRRNPCRIRGAGKESAAERPVASVDQVDALANPLGLRWRLMVYLGAYGPLRPEEQAELRRKDVDLDNLTVRVRQAAPELTSGKRAEGPTKSEAGKRLVVLPAFLYIELRRHLDWYAERGPDGLLFVGEKGKPFRRSTFGRKWRKARAKVGLPEGFRFYDLRHTGHTLTTRSGATLKDTMVRAGQSTERAALIYQHSDLERQKEVAAGLDQLVRGQRKKPDDQASGTDLARDA, from the coding sequence ATGGCCAACAAGAAGGGCAGGCGACGCACGTTCGGTGCGGTACGGAAGCTGCCGTCCGGTCGATACCAGGCTCGCTATCCCGGGGCAGACGATGTGATGCGGCCTGCTCCCGAGACCTTCGAGACTGCCCGTGACGCTGACGACTGGCTTGCCGAAAAGCAGACCGAGATCCGACGGGGCGATTGGCAGGACCCAGACGCTGGTGCCGTCAATGTCGAGGAGTACGCGCTTCGCTGGGTCAAGGAGCGTCGGCTCTCCGACACCACGGATGAGCTGTATAGGCGGCTGCTACGGCTGCACATCCTTCCCGCCTTCGGGGACCTCGACCTCGACCAGATCACCGCGCCGCGTGTGCGGAGCTGGCGTTCAGAACGTCTCGACACGACCGGTGCCGAGACCACAGTCGCCAAGAGCTATCGACTCTTCAAAGCCATCTTGGAGACAGCCGTCGAGGATGAGCTGATCCGCAGGAACCCATGCCGTATCCGGGGAGCGGGAAAGGAGTCCGCGGCGGAACGGCCGGTCGCCTCAGTCGACCAGGTCGACGCGCTTGCCAACCCACTCGGGCTTCGCTGGCGCCTGATGGTCTACCTCGGCGCATACGGACCGCTCCGACCTGAGGAACAGGCCGAGCTCCGCCGAAAAGATGTGGACCTCGACAACCTGACCGTTCGCGTCCGGCAGGCTGCTCCGGAGCTGACCTCCGGCAAGCGGGCTGAAGGGCCGACCAAGTCCGAGGCAGGCAAGCGACTCGTGGTCCTGCCGGCCTTTCTGTATATCGAGCTGCGGCGGCACCTCGACTGGTACGCCGAAAGGGGTCCGGACGGACTGTTGTTCGTGGGGGAGAAGGGCAAGCCGTTCCGGCGCTCGACCTTCGGGCGGAAGTGGCGCAAGGCCAGAGCGAAGGTCGGCCTGCCGGAGGGTTTCCGCTTCTACGATCTTCGTCACACCGGGCACACCCTCACGACCCGATCCGGGGCGACGCTCAAGGACACGATGGTGCGTGCCGGGCAGTCCACGGAGCGTGCCGCGCTGATCTACCAGCACTCGGATCTGGAGCGCCAGAAGGAGGTTGCTGCTGGGCTTGACCAGCTGGTCCGTGGGCAGCGCAAGAAGCCGGACGATCAAGCATCTGGCACGGATCTGGCACGAGACGCTTAG
- a CDS encoding DUF2637 domain-containing protein, giving the protein MRALPVRVDAVLIQAVIAAALSFAHLHDLAVAAGQDGWKAWAYPVSVDLLMVAAWKRLRSGESRAAGWSWFLVAIAASLGANVATAGLLDLDNVPAWLRITVAGWPAVAFLGGTLLAHGANDRTEAVAGPDPVLPVEPESPALPAAPEVPRTAAQPPAALVDHARKVAAEHRTRTGAPIDTATLRARLGVPLPLADAIAAQLT; this is encoded by the coding sequence GTGCGAGCGCTGCCCGTCCGCGTCGACGCCGTCCTGATCCAGGCGGTCATCGCCGCCGCGCTCTCTTTCGCGCACCTTCATGACCTGGCCGTGGCAGCTGGCCAGGACGGTTGGAAGGCGTGGGCCTATCCGGTCAGCGTCGACCTGCTGATGGTCGCCGCCTGGAAGCGACTGAGGTCGGGGGAGTCCCGGGCAGCCGGATGGTCGTGGTTCTTGGTGGCCATCGCCGCGAGCCTCGGGGCGAACGTGGCCACCGCGGGACTGCTCGACCTCGACAACGTTCCGGCGTGGCTCCGCATCACCGTGGCCGGTTGGCCAGCGGTTGCCTTCCTCGGCGGCACGCTCCTCGCACACGGGGCCAATGACCGTACGGAAGCGGTCGCGGGACCGGACCCGGTGCTCCCTGTCGAGCCGGAGTCACCCGCGCTGCCCGCGGCTCCCGAAGTGCCCCGTACCGCTGCTCAGCCCCCGGCCGCTCTCGTCGACCACGCCCGAAAGGTCGCGGCAGAACACCGCACCCGCACGGGAGCTCCGATCGACACCGCGACGCTTCGCGCCCGGCTCGGTGTCCCGCTGCCGCTCGCCGATGCCATCGCCGCCCAACTCACCTGA
- a CDS encoding tyrosine-type recombinase/integrase, producing the protein MGLVAGAVVGRSAVWSMAGCGLRVGEALAMCEQKWEQKAGFATINAQLSTFGANDGAGRGTAIREDVKWSRTGRRVPVPEITDEAWRAHIATYDTWGEEGWFYESETFAERFPSRTTFADRWNKAIEVAGLEHRGLTPKSLRHYFASVAMAAGVPMAELAVWMGHASSKTTEQVYVHLLPGAEERIKGAVALAVARDLSESLSRIRSA; encoded by the coding sequence GTGGGACTTGTAGCAGGAGCCGTTGTCGGCCGGTCGGCCGTGTGGAGCATGGCGGGGTGCGGATTGCGCGTGGGCGAAGCGCTCGCGATGTGCGAACAGAAGTGGGAGCAGAAGGCGGGGTTCGCCACGATCAATGCCCAGCTCTCCACGTTCGGGGCCAATGACGGTGCCGGGCGGGGAACGGCGATCCGGGAAGATGTGAAGTGGTCTCGGACTGGTCGCCGTGTCCCGGTTCCCGAGATCACTGACGAAGCCTGGCGTGCCCACATCGCGACGTACGACACCTGGGGTGAGGAAGGCTGGTTCTACGAGTCCGAGACGTTCGCGGAACGCTTTCCCTCGCGTACGACGTTCGCGGACAGGTGGAACAAGGCGATCGAGGTTGCTGGGCTTGAGCACCGGGGCCTCACGCCCAAGTCGTTGCGGCACTACTTCGCCTCGGTCGCCATGGCGGCGGGAGTCCCCATGGCGGAGCTGGCAGTCTGGATGGGGCACGCCAGCAGTAAGACCACGGAGCAGGTGTATGTGCATCTGCTGCCGGGTGCTGAGGAGCGGATCAAGGGCGCCGTTGCTCTGGCTGTCGCCCGTGATCTGTCCGAGTCGCTGAGCCGCATCCGCTCGGCGTAG
- a CDS encoding GntR family transcriptional regulator produces MAYEVAAPKYVRLAQTLQGRIEDGTYPPGTVIPSENQLVQAFGMSRPTVVRALELLKRDGWLESRQGYGTIVRGQPEAVEQKARRGREALERDESQAAGRLAEVREVPVPPRVASLLGVPKRAKILVRRLLIEDEGEPVELASSYFPASLVDGTDLAGPAPIQGGLREHLESRKRVRFDHVTERVSARLATKEESGLLGMAAGGPLLSVLVVAFDASGQALQVTDVLLPADRQELEDTYRLA; encoded by the coding sequence ATGGCGTACGAAGTGGCTGCACCCAAGTACGTGCGGTTGGCGCAGACGCTCCAGGGTCGGATCGAGGACGGAACGTACCCTCCCGGCACCGTCATCCCCAGTGAGAATCAGCTCGTTCAAGCCTTCGGCATGTCGCGCCCGACGGTCGTTCGGGCCCTCGAACTCCTCAAGCGGGATGGGTGGCTTGAGTCCCGGCAGGGGTACGGCACCATCGTGCGCGGCCAGCCGGAAGCGGTCGAGCAGAAGGCCCGGCGCGGTCGCGAAGCGCTGGAGCGGGACGAGTCCCAAGCTGCGGGCCGGCTGGCCGAGGTGAGAGAAGTGCCTGTGCCTCCGCGTGTGGCTTCGCTGCTCGGCGTGCCCAAGCGGGCCAAGATCCTCGTGCGGCGGCTGCTGATCGAGGATGAGGGCGAACCGGTCGAGCTGGCCTCGTCGTACTTCCCTGCAAGTCTGGTCGACGGTACGGACCTTGCCGGTCCCGCGCCGATTCAGGGTGGCCTCCGCGAGCACCTGGAGTCGCGGAAGCGTGTGCGCTTCGACCACGTGACGGAGCGCGTTTCCGCGCGGCTGGCGACCAAGGAGGAGAGCGGCCTTCTCGGCATGGCTGCCGGGGGCCCGCTGCTCAGCGTGCTTGTCGTGGCCTTCGACGCGTCCGGGCAGGCTCTCCAGGTGACCGATGTGCTGCTGCCGGCGGACCGGCAGGAACTCGAAGACACCTACCGGCTCGCCTGA